The Thioalkalivibrio sulfidiphilus HL-EbGr7 genome includes a window with the following:
- a CDS encoding ParA family protein, translating to MQVVSIISTKGGVGKTTTAANLGGFAADAGLRVLLLDLDVQPTLSSYFELQTRAPAGIYELLAFNEQDIGRLVSRTEIAGLDLVLSNDDKGQLNTLLLHAPDGRLRLRNLLPAFREHYDLLLIDTQGARSVLLEMAVLASDLAVSPVTPEILAAREFRRGTLQLMRDIAPYRRLGIEPPPLRLLINRVHPVSSNARLIQQALRDLFRSEPGIAVLDTSIPAIEAYPRASTQALPVHRVEHRRPTGRTTPAAFDTMRALACELLTNWEPSFTRLKAGTHRRGNT from the coding sequence ATGCAGGTGGTATCCATCATTTCGACCAAGGGCGGCGTGGGCAAGACGACCACGGCGGCCAACCTGGGCGGCTTCGCGGCCGACGCAGGGCTGCGCGTGCTGCTGCTAGACCTGGACGTGCAGCCCACTTTGTCGAGCTATTTCGAGCTGCAAACGCGCGCCCCCGCCGGCATCTACGAGTTGCTGGCCTTCAACGAGCAGGACATCGGCCGGCTGGTGTCGCGTACCGAGATCGCTGGCCTGGACCTGGTGCTCTCCAACGACGACAAAGGGCAGTTGAACACCCTGTTGCTGCACGCGCCGGACGGACGGCTCCGGCTGCGCAATCTGTTGCCCGCGTTCCGCGAACACTACGACCTGCTGCTGATCGACACGCAGGGCGCTCGCAGTGTCCTGTTGGAGATGGCCGTGCTTGCCTCCGATCTGGCGGTGTCGCCGGTCACGCCGGAGATCCTCGCCGCTCGCGAGTTCCGGCGCGGCACCTTGCAACTAATGCGGGACATCGCGCCATACCGGCGCCTCGGCATCGAGCCGCCGCCGCTGCGCCTGCTCATCAACCGCGTGCATCCGGTTTCCAGCAACGCGCGGCTCATACAGCAGGCACTGCGCGACCTGTTCCGATCCGAGCCTGGTATCGCCGTGCTCGATACCAGCATTCCCGCCATCGAAGCCTATCCGCGCGCATCGACCCAGGCCTTGCCGGTGCATCGGGTGGAACACCGACGCCCTACGGGGCGGACGACGCCGGCCGCTTTCGACACGATGCGCGCACTCGCCTGCGAACTGCTGACGAATTGGGAACCCTCGTTCACTCGGCTGAAAGCGGGGACGCACCGGAGGGGCAACACATGA